A genomic stretch from Setaria italica strain Yugu1 chromosome VII, Setaria_italica_v2.0, whole genome shotgun sequence includes:
- the LOC111257816 gene encoding uncharacterized protein LOC111257816, whose protein sequence is MLRTSTEGNGSWVVRGLPCKGRSYLLVQGWRLFCQENRLKEGDICTFNVIETTMWDVIITRHKEKMNQFCDVQQGTPKSKKYMSSTDAKKRVQGSMTYLNKARTKGAFEIGPPAWIKEINTSIIENQQLNLSLPFCEAIGLQQHCTITLKTSTRSTK, encoded by the exons ATGCTCAGAACCTCAACTGAAGGTAATGGATCTTGGGTTGTGCGTGGTCTCCCATGCAAAGGAAGGAGCTACCTGCTTGTGCAGGGTTGGAGGTTGTTCTGCCAGGAGAACCGTCTCAAGGAAGGAGACATCTGCACCTTCAATGTCATCGAAACCACAATGTGGGATGTCATCATCACACGTCATAAGGAAAAGATGAATCAGTTCTGCGAT GTCCAGCAGGGAACCCCTAAGAGCAAGAAATACATGTCAAGTACCGATGCAAAAAAGAGAGTACAAGGCTCCATGACATATTTGAACAAGGCTAGGACAAAAGGTGCCTTTGAGATTGGGCCACCGGCTTGGATAAAGGAGATCAACACCAGCATAATTGAAAATCAGCAGCTT AATTTGTCACTGCCCTTTTGCGAGGCGATTGGACTTCAACAACACTGCACGATCACGCTCAAAACTTCGACCAGGAGCACCAAGTAA
- the LOC101762236 gene encoding hevamine-A-like — translation MGKMASQLALAAVYCAVVLLSSLGPAAATGKTGRITVYWGQTASEGSLHKACQSNLYSTVILSFLTHFGGGRYKLDLTGHSWSAVGPDVKYCQSKNILVLLAIGGGFGRYSLASKADAKAVADHIWVVYLGGRSSTKPRPFGDAVLDGVDFDIEHGGSKHYDDLARYLKGYNGKGRKKVWITAAPQCPFPDRMLGQALQTGLFDRIHVQFYNNPVCSYRAGNVGAFTRAWQKWTRSFPRSSVYLGLPAARGAAGSGYVPPATLVSKVLPIVRRSRNYGGIMLWSRYWDLQTGYSRAVKHAV, via the coding sequence ATGGGTAAGATGGCGTCTCAACTGGCCTTGGCCGCCGTCTACTGCGCCGTCGTGCTCCTCTCGTCCCTCGGCCCGGCCGCGGCGACGGGCAAGACCGGGCGGATCACGGTGTACTGGGGCCAGACGGCCAGCGAGGGCAGCCTCCACAAGGCCTGCCAGAGCAACCTCTACTCCACCGTCATCCTCTCCTTCCTGACCCacttcggcggcggccgctACAAGCTCGACCTCACCGGCCACTCCTGGAGCGCCGTGGGTCCCGACGTCAAGTACTGCCAGTCCAAGAacatcctcgtcctcctcgccaTCGGTGGCGGCTTCGGCAGGTACTCCCTCGCCTCCAAGGCCGACGCCAAGGCCGTCGCCGACCACATCTGGGTCGTCTACCTCGGCGGCCGCTCCTCCACCAAGCCACGCCCGTTCGGCGACGCCGTGCTCGATGGCGTCGACTTCGACATCGAGCACGGGGGATCCAAGCACTACGATGACCTCGCGAGGTACCTCAAGGGTTACAAcgggaaggggaggaagaaggtgtGGATCACGGCGGCGCCGCAGTGCCCGTTCCCGGACAGGATGCTGGGGCAGGCGCTCCAGACGGGGCTCTTCGACCGCATCCACGTCCAGTTCTACAACAACCCCGTCTGCAGCTACCGGGCCGGAAACGTGGGGGCGTTCACACGCGCGTGGCAGAAGTGGACCCGGAGCTTCCCCCGGAGCTCGGTGTACCTGGGGTTGCCGGCGGCGAGAGGCGCCGCGGGGAGCGGGTACGtgccgccggcgacgctggTGTCCAAGGTGCTGCCGATCGTGCGGCGGTCGAGGAACTACGGAGGGATCATGCTGTGGAGCAGGTACTGGGACCTGCAGACCGGATACAGCAGGGCCGTCAAGCATGCCGTCTGA